The following is a genomic window from Vitis vinifera cultivar Pinot Noir 40024 chromosome 6, ASM3070453v1.
TGGATCACTTGCTTGGGCAATCCAAGAAGTGGCGAAGACAGctacagtgaagaaaagaaggtgTTTGAGCATGGTTGAGGCCATCGAGATATACTTCAGAGACTATAATGTATGAGAATGTTTGGTTGATGATCATCTTGACTTCCCTTGTCAATTTATAGAGTGTGATTTTTTAACTGTGTTTCTAATAAGCCAATTTTCTGGTGGTGGCCGGCTGGGGTTAGATGTTCACAAGGCTTGTGCCTCGATTACCCCTCCTTTGACCACTCCAGAATCATGGACAAACATAGGATATGCTACATCTGGAACCGGTTGCCAAGTGCCTGTCAGGTATGGGAAACCTAGGGCAAGCTTAGAGCCAGCTAAGAACTCGAGTAACCTCACCAAAATTTTCCCGTAAAAACTATGATTTAGGCCTTAAGAAACCATATCATTCATATTCTCAATCAGTCTCTTTAGTGAAACCATTGGCCCATTGCAGATAACAGAGCCACCATTACACTTTAATAATATTGTAGGTTGGGGTTCATAGAATGCACGGCCATATTTCAGTTTTTTCTTTCACTACCAGTTGCATGATGGCTCCATTCTAGAGAATTAATGGGATTTCTTGTGCATATGCTTTAGTCCAATGAGTGTAAATATTTCAACACAGCTTAGGCATTTTGGATATCTCAAATACATCGTCACTGTCGACCTGAATGATAAAACCAAGCTGACTCTCAAAACAATGACATTGTGATTGTCATCTCATGTTATTCAGGCCTGCAGACAAGTAGAAACCTCATCACTTTTCCTTGTTCCTCCACTATAAATAGTGCTTCCTAGAAGCCCAAACACTTCATTCCAGTTTGAAGTATCATACAAATACCCCACAAGCCACTCTCATACATTTCAAGCTCTCTAAGATGGCCTCCAGGACCTTCAGCTTTTTATTTTCACTGGTGGTAGCGTCATTTGCCCTTGTCCAAATAGCAATGGCAGGAGACCCAAACATCCTCTCCGACTTCATACTACCAGCCAACCAATCGGTTGTGGATGGTAGCTTCTTCACATTTACTGGTATGCGGGTTCTGATCGGGGCACCTGAACCCACAAGCTTCAAGGTTTTGAAAGCAAGCTTGGCCGAATTCCCAGCTCTGAATGGCCAGAGTGTTGCTACTGCTGTGCTTCTATTCCCAGCTGACGCGGTCAACCCACCTCACACCCATCCTCGCTCTGCTGAGCTCCTGTACCTCGTTTTTGGTTCACTTCAAGTGGGGTTCGTTGACACAACTAACAAGCTCTATACCCAGACACTTCAAGCAGGTGATATGTTCGTGTTTCCTAAGGGGCTTGTTCACTTCCAGTACAATATTGATTCAAAGAATTCTGCTGTAGCCGTTTCCGCCTTTGGCAGTGCAAACGCCGGGACTGTTTCAGTGCCCAACAGTGTATTCACCACCGGCATTGATGACAACATCTTGGCAAAGTCCTTCAAAACAGACGTTGCCACCATTCAAGCAATCAAGGCTGGTCTTGCACTCAAGCCCTGAGAATAGAGTTATTCCATCATTGCTAATTTGTTCTTTGGCAtgatcatttaaatttttttccttttccttcgcACTTGAATAATTACCCTTCTCCCTTTAGAAGGGGTATGTAATGGTTCAGCTTtcccaattttctttcctttctacTCACTCAAAATTTCACCAACTATATGCTCAGTACAACAATCACTTCTGCAGGTTAGGATAAGAAAatagcaagaaaagaaaagatgaagTGCTAGTTTTCCCCACCTCACAGGGTGCTTGAGATTCTCCACTGACCGACGGAGATGACTGGATTGATCTGGCAAGATTATGGGCAGAAAACTCTCAGaccaaataaagaaaagagaaaaaaaaactaactacAAATTCATCACAAAAAAACAATGGTGTTTTCATATCTTGTGCTTTTTATGTccactttgacaaatatttctcATTAATTATCAGGGTGACAAGATCAACAGGATTGGCCTAGGGTCCTCCCGAGCTCAACTTCAATGGGAATCCTAATATCTTAGTCAGTGCTAGTGAGTTAACAAACATCCAGGGGTGGTGAGGCAATTTAGAGGTTCATATAAGTAAATTGGCTATAGAGGTATGGCCAGATTTTGATACATACCATCCCCAATCCAAAAAAACCTTTATATGTATAAGTTCTGGGAAGATTTGAGGAAAATGAGGGGAAGAAAATTTGAATGAAAGAAGAAGtgatgaagaataaaaaataggttaaatgTAATAAATTGTTGTAATGAACAAAATAGTAATAACCAAAAAATAATGACGAGAATATTGAGAGAGATCGagaattaattgaaataataCAAATACAAGACGCAAATAATGTATGTGGTTCAGGAAATCCCCTTCATCCACAGGCAGGATCGCatcacttattattattaaaccaGAATTgcacaaagtttttcttcttcatcacAGTGTTTCATAGTGTTTCCTAGAGATTAAAAAACACCAATCCCTCTCAATGTACTAGAAAACTTCGAACCAGAAAAAAGTCTCCCACATTTCTATcggctttttttaaaaaatatatgtgaaACTGCATAACATTAACACTATGACGGACTTGAAGTAACTTCGACACCAGATCTGATTTCCAATCACTTTTGCTCTAGTACTACAACTAACTTCCATGTCATCATCTGACTTATTTGACATTATTTCAATCCAATTTCTGACAAAGCTCATATTTGGATCAAATCGTAACATATTGGTCCTGCTCTTCTTACCCCTTGGCAAGGCTTCTCAATGTTTTGACATTCACCAAATTCAAGCAATGCTTAAACTTGGTTCCAAGTAGCAACTTCGTTAGCATATGTGTAGGGTTATCTTCTGTGGTCACCTTTTTTTATCTCCATTGACTCTAAGCTATAATATCCTTGATAAAGTGAAGTCTTATGTTAATGGGCTTTGTTCCCTCATAGAACATTTGGTTCTTTGAGAGACAGATATCACTTTCGTTGGGATAATAAGTCATACTTATATGTTggtaattttgttcttttttatgtttgatcataaaagtctttttagatagtgagaAGATCAAATGCAGTTGTTTGTCCAACCAAGACGTCATAGGTATATGTCTAAAGAGGTTTGGCTTATAGCAAATTAGGCtcttttgaaatataaaaaggtttggtatcatttttagacttaaaatgtttttaaatgattttgcaaaagaaatagAGGCCGCTCAAGTGGCTAATCCTACTCAAGCAATCAGCTCGCTCAAACGTTGTAAGTTCGCTCAAACGATCATGTCAATCCTACCGAGATTAGAAACAgattttggatgaatttcactcaaactcCATTTTGAAAACTTAAGATACTGAAACTCTTTGTGGTTTTctcctataaatacctcattataaCCCCTTGAGGGTTAGAGATCTTAGAAATTAAGAGATCTCACTTTAGTTGAGAAGGTTTCATTGAGGGGATCCTTCTAGCAATTCCTAGAGAGAAAGTCTAATGTGCCACAACATTCTCACTCTCTCACTCAAAATTTTGATCTTTGATTATTGGGTTGAAAATCATCTTCCCTTCAAGGTGGCTAAAGGATCTACTAGGGAGCAACAGAAGGTTGTTGTGTTGTAAACGCAAATTAAGTTATAGGTATTGGAGAGTAAGCCTTTAAGATAAAGCAATTAGGTAAATCTatgtaattttgattttgaataatgGATTTAAATTAGTGGTCTTAGACcttatggttttttatctccatagttagTATAaaggttttccacgtaaaaatctTATGTCCCATCACATATCTTTATTCATGtttatattttgattgattATATTGATTTCCCTTAATTGATTTGTTGGGTTGTTATTGAGTTTGTTATCATGGTTATTTTGGTAGTTATTATTCTCTAACATCTTTTATCCCTAACTAATTAGGATATTTCTAAAAGGTAAAAACTTagttttttataaatctaaagaTTTTAGATATAacccattaaattatttaagatACCTTTGATATCTATTAGATTAAAAGAATTGggtataatataaaaatatttattgaaaatattttaatcaccTATTCTCTCTCCCCTTCTAGTTGTTCTCTATTGGACTTTCAGTGGTTTTTCAACTTTGACTACCatgttaggacattgagtcctatttatatgttgacaattctatttaaattaatatttggtcatagaagtctttttagatagtgacatGCTCTTCATTGAAGATCAATAATTGTTGTTCATCCAACCAAAAGTCACAAGCACAtttaaaaaggtttggcttGTGGCATATAAAGCTTCTTTGAAGTATAAAAAGGTTCAGTATCATTAGGAGCCCAAATAAGAAGCTTAGGTAATGGCAATCTGTTCAGATGATAAGCTGGAAGGCTGATGCAATTTCACATGGCACAACGCAAAGTGACACCTAAGGTGCACGCGTCTTATCAAAACCAAGCAACCACATGGTCATCAACATGCAAGAGCGTAGAATAGATATTGAATGAGATATCAACAAAAAGAGCTTATGCTCTTAGATTGAATGAATCTAAAGATCTTTATTTGCCACagaaaatacatatatatatatatatatatatatatatatatatatatatatatatatatatattaagacaTTGGATCATAAAGCAACAAGAAATATCAGTTCTTCCACAGAAGCAGCCTAAAATTAATGTTCAACATCAAATTCAACAGAAAAGATAACACAAAATGAATTGGAAGTATGGTGAAAGGCATTGAATCTCAATGAAAAACTCGGTGCTACTGCAACCTAAGCCCTACCCCCAAGTCCTGCCTTGATCTTCTGAATGGTGGCAACAtcggttttgaaagacttggcAAGGATTCCATCATCAATGCCAGTAGCAAATACAGAGGGAGGAACCGAGACGGTTCCAGCATTAGCACTGCCAAAGGCAGAGAGGGCGGTGGCCGGTTCTTTAGCATCAGCGTTGTATTGGAAGTGCACTAGTCCCTTGGGGAACACAAACATGTCCCCAAGTTGGAGCGTCTGAGTATAGAGTTTGTTGGCGGTATCAATGAAACCAACCACGAGAGTACCTTCCACAACAAACAGATGCTCTGCAGAACGGGGATGGGTGTGAGGTGGGTTCACACCCCCTGCGGGATACTGGAGAACAGCGAAAGAGACACTTTGACCATTTAGAGCCGGAAACTCAGCTAGACCAGCTTTTGTTACCTTAAAGTTTGGTGGGACTGCGGAGTCAAATACCCCACGCATTCCAGTGAAGGTAAAGAAACTGCCATCAATGGCATTAGAATTTGCCGGGACTATGAAGTCTGACAAGATATCTGGATCGCTTGCTTGGGCAATCCAAGAAGTGGCGAAGACACCTATAGTGAAGAAAAGAACATGTCTGAGCATGGTCGAGGCCATTTAGTGATGCTTAGACGACTAGACCGTAAGAGAATATTGGATGACTACTATCTTGCCTTCGACCATCTATTTATATGGTGTGAGGTTTCAGCATTGTAATGGCCGGCTGCATTTTATGTTCTCATGCTGCCGCCTCCTCGTTTATCACTCCTTACCAAAAAGCTAAGTTGGAAGAATTATGATTCTGCCGTCTTATAAACCAGATCCATTCTCTTGTGAAATCTCTCTTCAACAAAGGCATTGCAGAAAACAGAGCCACGTTCTTATCATAGTGtagtttgattttattgaatagCAACTCACTTTTTGTTTACTACCATCAACTATGGTGATGGCTACATTTTTTGTTATATCCCTTCTTTTATGGCCTTGGTTTTCCATATGTGGCAGTCTAATGTAAAAATGAGAACATGATAGGGCCAGTTTGGTATACCATACATATTGTCCGTCTAACTGGCCATACATAAATTCAGATCACTAATTGTTAGCATATTGTACTACCAAATTGATAAAAACCAAGCAACTGCAAAACAATGACATTGTAATTTCCATCTCTAGTTGTCATTAAACCGGCCTGTGGACAAGGACAAGTACAAACCTTATTGCCTGTCCTCCACTCTCCATAAATAGTGCCCTCCTCCAAGTCCAAACACCTCATTCGGGTTTTTAAGTATCATAGAAATACCCCCACAAGGTACTCCACTACATTTCAAGCTCTCTACCATGGCTTCAAGGATTATCAGCCTTCTTTTTTCACTATTAGTAGCTTCATTTGCCATTGTCCAAATAGCAATTGCAGGGGATCCAGACATTGTCTCCGACTTCATAATCCCGCCCAACATGAGTGCTGTGGATGGTAACTTCTTCACATTTACTGGCATACGGGCTCTTGTGGGGGCACCTGAGCCCACAACCTTCAAGGTTACAAAAGCGAGCCTAGCGGAATTCCCGGCTCTGAATGGCCAGAGTGTATCTACTGCTGTGCTTGAGTTCCCACCTGGTTCCGTCAATCCACCTCACACCCATCCTCGCTCTGCAGAGCTGCTTTTCCTCCTTGATGGTTCACTGCAAGTGGGGTTTGTGGACACAACCAACAAGCTCTTCACCCAGACACTTCAAGCAGGGGACATGTTTGCGTTTCCTAAGGGACTTGTTCATTTTCAGTACAATGTCGATGCAAAGAATTCTGCTGTTGCCGTCTCCGCTTTTGGCAGTGCAAATGCAGGAACCGTTTCACTCCCCAACACTGTGTTTGCCACTGGCATTGATGACAACATCTTGGCTAAGTCCTTCAAAACTGATGTCGCCACCATTCAAGCTATCAAGGCTGGTCTTGCACCCAAGCCCTGAGAATAGAGCTCATTAACACTAGTTACTTTAACATTATCCTCTGTTCTTacgaacttttttttttttcagttcttCCCTTCTTTCTATACTGGAATAAATACCCATCTCATTCAAATCAAGCCCTGAGAATAGAAGCTCATTACCACTAGTTACTTCCACGGTTCTCatttcctgatttttttttttttttttctttctttaccaAGCATGGTCACCTTTTGTGttcaaaaaatcaaactttatgAGAAAAAACATTACACCTCATACAAGAATGAAATCAAGTTGCAGGTGAACAAAAGACTTTTTTGAAAGCATGTCAACAATGGATCGTCTCAAatttatgatttctatgttcACTTAATAAAAGTTTCTAATAATCAAGTAAGAAGCTTTTAAGGCTGTATTTTGGGCCAGTTGATCTTTAggtctctttctttttttttttgccatttttgGTGGTGGGTGTAGAGGTTTGTATACCGTGCATAGGTTTGTATACCTTGAATCGCTTTTGTGACGTctctttttaaatgaatttactttacttatcaaaaaaaggtAAGAAGCTTGATACCAATAACCTGAGGTTAATATCCCCAGCCCTGCCAGAAAgggaaaacaataaaattaaattcaggcCTGCCCTAACAAGCTACATTAGATCACAAGCTTTAAGCTATAGAAGAAACATGATTTCATTTCAATGAGGATAAGCTTACAAATCACTTTATTCCATCCTATAGCATCTTCTAGATTGATACAAGACTACAATAGCAAACATAGATTTTGTTCACCATCTATCCCATGTTATCTCCCAACTGATGTTTGGTTGATCATCCCAGCAAAATTGCCACCACAAGACAATCtttgacaaccaaaaaaaaaaatgaatgagaaaatCTAATTCCACATTTGATGTTATTACTATCATTACTACCTTCCAATGATCATTTAGTGACGATTCTAAAAATCCTCTAGTTTTAAAATGGCACGGCTTCATAACTTTAATCACAGACCTTGGCTACCCTTTACCTTGGAATGTAAATAAAAAGCACCTCCTCCAAAGTCCATTATGTTCTAAGAATTGAAAACCATTCTGGTGTCTAGTGATGCCTACTTCCCAGAGACTCG
Proteins encoded in this region:
- the LOC100255353 gene encoding putative germin-like protein 9-2; translated protein: MASRIISLLFSLLVASFAIVQIAIAGDPDIVSDFIIPPNMSAVDGNFFTFTGIRALVGAPEPTTFKVTKASLAEFPALNGQSVSTAVLEFPPGSVNPPHTHPRSAELLFLLDGSLQVGFVDTTNKLFTQTLQAGDMFAFPKGLVHFQYNVDAKNSAVAVSAFGSANAGTVSLPNTVFATGIDDNILAKSFKTDVATIQAIKAGLAPKP
- the LOC100250181 gene encoding germin-like protein 9-3, with translation MASTMLRHVLFFTIGVFATSWIAQASDPDILSDFIVPANSNAIDGSFFTFTGMRGVFDSAVPPNFKVTKAGLAEFPALNGQSVSFAVLQYPAGGVNPPHTHPRSAEHLFVVEGTLVVGFIDTANKLYTQTLQLGDMFVFPKGLVHFQYNADAKEPATALSAFGSANAGTVSVPPSVFATGIDDGILAKSFKTDVATIQKIKAGLGGRA
- the LOC100245050 gene encoding putative germin-like protein 9-2: MASRTFSFLFSLVVASFALVQIAMAGDPNILSDFILPANQSVVDGSFFTFTGMRVLIGAPEPTSFKVLKASLAEFPALNGQSVATAVLLFPADAVNPPHTHPRSAELLYLVFGSLQVGFVDTTNKLYTQTLQAGDMFVFPKGLVHFQYNIDSKNSAVAVSAFGSANAGTVSVPNSVFTTGIDDNILAKSFKTDVATIQAIKAGLALKP